Part of the Sylvia atricapilla isolate bSylAtr1 chromosome 1, bSylAtr1.pri, whole genome shotgun sequence genome, AAGGACTAATGCTTGTAAATCTATTGTCATTTGAAGTGCAATCACTTAACATATTGACACTGAGAAAGCTGTAGGTAGAAGGAAACACCAACCTTTAAATGCTTGCTAGTATAATAATGTTATATGaccataaaaatacattttagtaaGTGGAATTATTTGCTTGTGTTCAAGAAAAATGCATGTGTTAAGCATTAAGAATTTGCACAGACCTTCAGGCTGAACCTGATCAGTTTACTCAGATTTGTATTTTGTCCATATATCTATACTATTTGTTAAAATTCCTAAGTAGACTTGGAACTACTCAAGAGTTCCCTGCTTGGTCTTTTAAAGAAGACCCTGTGAGCTTACAGCTTGTCAGTTTGTTATACTTtgatttgttggtttggttttttttttttttttaattgcttatgcatagttttttaatgaaattcttctttggttaggttttttttttttttttttggtttggggttgttttttttttttttttttttttttttttttcctgaagagcaTTACAGCCTGAAGGGAGAAAATACACCtctttattgaatttttttttttaatgcaagtttATACACTGCTCCCAtagctgtgttttctgaaaacacagcttttctttagaagaaaagctttttcttctaaaaaagcTGGGGTACATTGTTGTGTCAGCTTGTGTAACAAATAGATGAGTATGAATACAAGGAAGGCAAACctcacagtattttttaatacatatgtTGTTAATATGGCCTGTGATCTTCTTAgatgtttattgttttttaaagcatctaATTTACAATTGCAAAAGAGATCTTGGGAATTGCTTCTCATTGTTCTGAAGCAAAATTAACAGTGTCATGTCTTTAATTTATGCTGCAGGAACTTCATGCTCCACTTACCGTTGTAGCTGATGGACTTTTCTCCAAATTCAGGAAAAGCTTGATACCCAACAAAGTTACTGTTTCATCCCATTTTGTTGGTTGCATTTTGAAGGTAACTTTTATGTATAATACTATATAAACCACTATGCTACTGCTTTGTAAATGTGGGTCTGAATTTCACTGAGTGTGTTGtgttcatttccttttccaacaAAATCAATTAGAACTGTGCTTTTAAGTATTTATTCTGATGTTCTGTCAGTTTCTGTGTCCCTTTGAAGTGCTTGGAAATTTTGTTCCATGTTTTTAACTCATAAAGTGTTGATGCATGTTCAGTCCCAGCTCTAGGATAGTCAAACTTCTTACTGTGTCAGACTTAATATATTAGGTACAGTTACAGATCAGATTTTCAACTCTTAAAACAGTTATGTATCTCTGAGCCTGcttgggctttgtttttttaaagtggatATTGTTGTTAAAAATTAGATTTCTGATTTTAAGAGTACAGGGTTAACCTTAAGCATGCAGTTGAACAAGGGAGTGTTTAAGAAAATGGGCTGTGATTCAACATAATATGTTAAACTGAGCTCTGAGCTCGCTAAACCAGTTCATacgttttttatttttttaagaaacaactTTTCAGCATCTTACTGCACACATAGCACTACTTTATATTAGTGCTATGTCTTTTTTAGCACTAAGCTCTGGATCAGAAGTAGGCACCATTGTAAACCTGCAGCCTAATGGTAAAATTGTTTCCCTGGACATAGGTGTATTGAAGGTAGGTTTGTGTTAAGGTACTGGTACCTAAGTTGGTGAcactccttcttttttttttttttttttttttttttttaatggttacAATATTTGCTCAGGGAGTAAAAGTCTTGAGTTTTAGATCATCCTAGAAGCTGTGAGTCAAAACACCTAGGTTTTCTACTCCAGAAGGGCACCCAAACTGTGCTCCTGCCTGAAGGTTGGGTACCTTGTAACCAGGTACATATTGCCTTCAGGACCTATAAACTTCAAGAGACAAGGTGGTGTCCTGGTTTTGGACTGGGAATCTGGATTGGTAGCTGGGTGGTTGGAGGATTCTGGTAGAAATTCTGTCTGAATCTTTCACCCTGTGTCTGCTGCATTAAGTGATACATTAACAGCAAAAACAATTAAGGGAGAATGAACTGAGGCTAACAGAATTTTCACCAGACTGGGAACACTGACTAGTAGGAACTTCAGTACTTTTTGAGTCTTTAATTCAGTTAGCACTGCCCAAGTTCATCTACTTTTGGAATCTCCTTTAAGACCTCATTATGTAAGGGCCTATGATATTTTTTCAGTTGGTCTCCAAGTAATTATATTTAGACTAGTggatttctttccctctcaccactttctttattaaaaggaaataaaattatcttaCTCGAAAGTACAATATTGATTATGTTACAGGTTTTCAATGGCATATATTAGATATTGGTGAGGTATTCAAATGAAATGGATAAGTTAGTGATTCTAGTAAATACTAAAATGTATTGGCAAAAGAATTGTCGCTACACTGAAATTCAGAACTTCATTTTTGAAAACACTTCTTCATTTAAGAGAATAATAACACAATATGATAgggcattttctttaaaagtgttttagaaaattattttgtatgtttGATGTTTAATACCCTTTCATTAATCAGTCTCaatcattcttccttttctttcctatttaaGGATGCATCACAGTTTAAAGCTAATTATGCTGAGCTTGTTTTAGCTAAAACGAGTCCAGTGCTAATCTATAAGATTTCTTCAACTGAAACTCGGGTCCTTGTTGATATTCGAGGAGAAATgccaaaaaatttaaaagagtaCATGATTGAGACCATTCATCCACAGCTACCTGGTAAGCCTGGAAAAACTTCTAGAGAACTGTCACATTTAAATATGtcaaaaagaaagagacacGTTTCCTTGAATTCGGAGAACTCTGTGGCTTTTTCCATATGTTCAGTCACTGTTTCAGGAACCATTGACCCTTCTTTGGTTCCACACCACACAACAACAGGCACAAGTTTGTTCAGCTCACATCTGTGAGGTCAGCAATTCAGAAGGATTATATAAAACTCTGggatccccagcacaggaaggacattgacTTGTTGGGGTGActccagaggaggccaccaagttCACCAGAGAGATGGAGGGCCCGTCCTGTGAGGAGAGTTTGAGAGAGTTGGCtttgttcagtctggaaaagagaaggttttgaGGAGACCTGATTGTGGTCTTCCAGTACCCGAAGGGAatctacaagaaagatggagcaGGACTATTGCCAAGGGCatcagggacaggacaagggggaatgggtTCAGTtagagagtaggtttagatcagatattaggaacACGTTatttctgtgagggtggtgaggcactaaAAGAGGTTGCTCAGGGAAGTCAtggctgctgcatccctggagatgttcaaggccaggttggatggggctctgagcagtcTGGTCTCGGGGAAGTGTctctgcccttggcaggggggTTGGCCCTGcatgatcttcaaggtcccaTTCCAATCATTCTATAACTTGGTGAAACTTctaaaaagagattaaaatggCTTGTGTTCAAATTACTTGTCTCTGTCTAACTACTGTAACTAAAATATTTGGTTGTTGCAGATCACTTGAAGGAACCATTCTTAATAGCAGTTCAGAATGATCGTTTAAGGACTATGCCAGCCAGCTTTTTGCCTCCTTCAGCTGTAAACAAGAAAGGTGGGTATTAcgaaataaaaggaagaaaaaagccattATGAGCATCTTCTGGATCATAGGACTTTGTTATCTTAAATGTATATTTGTTATTCAGTACTACTGTCTCATAAATctcctattaaaaaataatattttaagaatgTGTACCTTGGGCAAAATTTAACTGGAATGTGTACATTGACACTAGATGTTAAATCAGTGCCTGCTTTATCTGTAAGTTTAATTTACTCAGTTGCTGGAGGCCACAAGTGTTGCCTGTCTAagaaaatgattaaaaaattgaagaaattaaCTTGAAGTGTGTTCTTTGACACATGAACACTCACACCTATAGGGAAAAAATAGTTTGACCTTGATTATCTTAAAGCTGTTTTAAGCGTTTTAATTTAAAGACATAtttcctgggttttgttttttaatttctagttGTTATACATATTATTTTCTGGTGAGAATTAATTCTTAGTAAGTTTGATGTTTTTTATagattatttgaattttaagaTTCCATAATGATTGTGCATTATCctattgttttttctcttctacttAGGTGTTCTTCTTTTAGGAGATGCATATAATATAAGACACCCTCTAACTGGTGGAGGAATGAGTGTTATTTTAAATGATGTTAAAATATGGAGAAGTTTGCTTCAGGATATCCCAGACCTTTATGAAGATTCTGATGTTCTTAAGGTGATTCTTTATTTTGGACTTACTTTAGACAGCTTCTGCTGCAATTTAGTGACACACTTCTAAGTTTTATGCAGCTCAGGGACAAGTAAGTTATTGGTGAGGTGTAGCAGTTTTCAAAGCTTTGTCTGGAATAATCAGATACCAGGCATTCAGCAGTGGAGCTGTGTTCTGTCACTGTTGTGCTGTGTGGGCCATTTTAAAACTTTGCACACTGATCTGCTATGTTTTACTTAGGGAGACTGGTGTGCTGTGTCTAGTCAGGATGCTTTGCTAGGATAGCCTGATAGTCCCATTTTTATTAGGGTATTTTTAGCCAGATTGATCCTAAATGTGGTGGATTTGAATCATTACACTTGTGTGAGTGGAACTTGCACAATAATGAGTTTGTGTACCCAGTCTTTCAAGAGACATCTCAGCCTCCACTGGGCTCTTGCCTGCTGCATCAATCTGAGCAGTAAGTTAGAAGAGATCCTTCTTTCCCAGGATCTGCACCATCAGTGTTCATTCAAGGTTTATTTCTTCAGTGATACTTAGTCCCAACGTTCTGATGAGTAGATAATAAGAtcttttgatttatttgtttactGCTTTTAATGGGATTAGGCATATTGTCTTGGCTAAATTACAGGTAGTATAATTGTAAACTACAAGTAGATGattcaaaaaatgaaattgaaaattgaGAAGCACTTAGAGGAACCCTGAATGTCAGGACAGTTTAGGACTTAGCTGACCACATGCACATTCTTCCATCTCAGCTAGTCACCTCAGACTGCCAGTCTTTTCCTATTTGTTAACCAGTCAATTGAGGGAACTAGCTGAGTGTTATCCTTCAATTTTCAGCTGTATCCCAGACACCTACTGTAGGATGAGATGAAACATGCTCTGGAACTACCTTTTTCCCCCTATATTTAAGGGAAGGGGAGCCTGGATAACTGGTTCAGCAAGTTGCAGAAATTCCTTAATGGCTTAGCTTGGAATCAGTCCAGCATATCACAAAATCTCTGCTATGTGTCCATGAACATGACTCTTGCCACCTCACCTCTTTGGTGAATGTTCCATTGTATTTACTGacaggactttttttcctttttttttttttttcaggcaaaaagaacattttactggtcaagaaaaaaatctcattcttTTGTAGTGAATGTTCTTGCCCAAGCACTTTATGAACTCTTTGCTGCCACAGATGGTAATTATATCTAAAAAATAACCTCTGATTAAGTACAGCTTGGTAGATAAATACGACTGGGAAGAGGatgtctgtgtttctgtgtatgtgtgtatatatattaaaaatatatcaagcAAAGAATTTCAATAAGTTTTCTTGTGTTCtctgcctatttttttttagacaGTTTTGGCAGTGTGAAGGCAAGTCTGGAGTTAGGGCTaaataataaaccaaaaaaaccctcctaaacagagaaaacagtAGTCAGttaatacaaaaatatgtaGATATTTTGTAAGACTATCCTTTGtgtaaataaaagcagcttAAAGTGCAGCTGAATTGATCAGAACAACAGCTACCAAAGTCCTAGATTTAATGTCAGTATTGGGTATGCAGATAGATGTTTCAGTATGTGTTGGTTACATTTGATTTAttcatttgaattaattttgtagATTCCTTGCATCAGCTAAAGAAGGCCTGTTTCCATTACTTCAGACTTGGAGGAGAATGTGTCTCAGGTCCTGTTGGATTGCTCTCAGTGTAAGTTCACTGTGCTGGCAGTGGTTATTGTGAGCCCCTGAGAGATCTGCTTTGCTCCCCATCAGGCAGCTCAACACAGGGAGGATGGCCCACATGAGCCTAGATTTTAAGGTTATAAAAGGCCACTAAAAGCTGGTGGCCCCTAGTGTAGGTGGCACAGGAATTTGAAAAAGGTAGACggtccagagcagcagagcagctggtggAGATGTTTCCTACTTGGCAAGCTGAGAGTACTGTTGGGTGAGGCCTCCCAAAAAGCTCTAAGGAACAAGGAAATCTCCAGCTATGAAGGTGTTTGAATGACCCCTCAGAAACTTATGAATGCACAGTAAATCCTCCTACTCTGAACATAGGAGAACGTGtgattttatatttctctccttttggaCTGAGAGCTAAAACTGAAAAGCCTGTTTAAAATAGTCCTCTGGGGGAAGATAAGGTAGATAAAGAATACtagaaatgaagagaaagtaGCAATGTATGTTGGCTCTGCTGTAGAAGAGAATGCAGAGTGTGGAGTAGCCCAAGAAAACcaagtttgtatttttcagttaaGTTGGCAGGATCAGATCTGCCTAAATCGGAAGGGGGGGGGTGTGATCTTGAATGGAGATCTGtatttgtaaaatgaaaatttttcagttctttctggTTCTGTTTATTTACtagttttgtctgttttttttttttttttaatgcaggtTATCTCCTAAACCAATGGTACTGATTGGCCACTTCTTTGCTGTGGCCTTGTatgctgtttatttttgctttaagtCAGAGTCCTGGATCACCACACCTCGAGCAATTTTCAGTAGTGGAGCTATTCTTTACCGGAGCTGCTCTATAATATTTCCACTTATTTACTCTGAAATGAAGTATTTGGTCTATTAAAATCCAGGGGAAAATGACTGGAGGAAGAAAGCATGAAAATCACAATGCCTTCAAAATCTTTGGACATGTACTATTTAATATTGTATTATGTTCTGAAAATGCAATTCCTTGATAAGGTTTTAacttaattttggttttgtggttatatacatatatattatatgtaaatattctttctttgcAATTTAAGTTCAAAAAGGAGTTAGCTGTTTACAAGGACCATAATTAAGTGTTGACGTGGTAGATTATTGCCAGTTCTGACagaatttctttccttgctttatGCATTGCTGAGTGCACCACTAATATTAATAAACTGAGAAGTGAAAACTGTAAACCATATGCTGCTATTATCCTTCAtgcttttttctgttcagtAGTTCCATAGACTTTATTACTGTGAAATATTGTAACATTCTTGATTTGGTTATTTCGTTAGGATTTGCGTCTGTTCTGTTTCAGTTGTGGCTAAGATAGTGGTCTGCTGACACTTAAAAGGACACTGTAAAGAATGTCAGATCTTGATGTGTCACTATAGCTTGAATTTCAGTTACTGTTGCAAGTGCCATGTTGCTCTTCTGAATTCCTTCTTTACACCACAATTCATTTTAACAAGTAATAACCAAATCTTGCTTCTTTGGCTACTGCAATGCACTCAGGTGGTGAAAGCACatgtttttgaaaatttcttcctatctcatttccttttaaaaccttgaaagtttggggttgttttgctTGGTGTGTGTGCAACTGAAGTTTAGCACTGCCATGAACTGAAGCACAGCAACAAACTGCATCCACTGAAACAAATTAAGTCCAGACTATTTCCAGTAGACGGTAGAGTAATCTTTAATaatacttctgaaaattaatgaaaagcaCCATGAAAGTGTCCTTTTAATACTTGGAGTGTGGTGGGATTCTTTTTCCTATAGGAATTACTGCATGCTATAAAGAGTTCATGTCTATTCCTATTGGTCACTATTCCTTTCAATGTTCTTGTTATCAGTGTGATTTCCTTTGCTCTTGTGCATCTGAATTTTCTCTACCTTTCTTATGAGTTTCGGGTATCACTGTATGGCTCTGCTCTTTTGGCTTGCCCAAACAATCACACGTGGGTGCAGCCAGCAGTCTGGAGAGTAGTAAGAGGTTTTGTTCTTCTGTACTGGTGAAACTGTGACTCTACCTTGAAAATGACAGATTGCATAAGCTGTGTATAAACATACATTTTATCTTGGACTGTGAAAAAATCTGTGGAGAGActttatttagtattttatttgatGGATATTTCAAatgaccttttcttttccagaagcaAAAGTATCTATATTTTTCTAACCATGATCATTTTTGATACCCTCTTGAAATTACACTCACCATGAGTATGTCTATGTTGAAACTTTAGGGTAAAGTactaatattttcaaatatcattATATATGGTAACTA contains:
- the SQLE gene encoding squalene monooxygenase, translated to MMWTFLGIASFIYVYKKCGDLMSYANKEVLLSVLVFFSLGLVLSYRYHFRGPRQQQQKQKSHLGVLSDVLSALPLVGFFWAKPTPGSQQVEQPKSRKGKRQVNFSDVYLTETAPNTALSPQCDPEIIIVGSGVLGSSLATVLSRDGRKVTVIERDLKEPDRIVGELLQPGGFNALRDLGLEDTVEGIDSQIVNGYIIHDIESKMEVEIPYPTSEDGRVASGRSFHHGQFIMGLRRAAMAEPNAKFIEGTVLQLLEEDDCIVGVQYKDKETGDTKELHAPLTVVADGLFSKFRKSLIPNKVTVSSHFVGCILKDASQFKANYAELVLAKTSPVLIYKISSTETRVLVDIRGEMPKNLKEYMIETIHPQLPDHLKEPFLIAVQNDRLRTMPASFLPPSAVNKKGVLLLGDAYNIRHPLTGGGMSVILNDVKIWRSLLQDIPDLYEDSDVLKAKRTFYWSRKKSHSFVVNVLAQALYELFAATDDSLHQLKKACFHYFRLGGECVSGPVGLLSVLSPKPMVLIGHFFAVALYAVYFCFKSESWITTPRAIFSSGAILYRSCSIIFPLIYSEMKYLVY